From a region of the Lactuca sativa cultivar Salinas chromosome 4, Lsat_Salinas_v11, whole genome shotgun sequence genome:
- the LOC111907862 gene encoding dihydrolipoyllysine-residue succinyltransferase component of 2-oxoglutarate dehydrogenase complex 1, mitochondrial, with translation MLGILRRKAASASSYNLVNYGSVQSIGRARPALTGSKSHGYVESILVPEAQTLGRNHNLIQQIHQCAPVCSMPLRNVVSSLKTDFSTQLWTRSFSSDSGDLVDAVVPFMGESISDGTLATFLKKPGDRVEVDEPIAQIETDKVTIDVASPEAGVIKEFVAKEGDTVEPGTKVAIISKSGEGATTHVEPSDSDPQPPTKAAPEPAPAKVEKPPPTPPPKEAPKVSSPPPPKPSASEPQLPPKDRERRVPMTRLRKRVATRLKDSQNTFALLTTFNEVDMTNLMKLRSEYKEAFLEKHGVKLGLMSGFVKAAVSGLQNQPIINAVIDGDDIIYRDYIDISIAVGTPKGLVVPVIRDAEKMNFAEIEKTINGLAKKANSGSLSIDEMAGGSFTISNGGVYGSLLSTPIINPPQSAILGMHSIVNKPMVVGGEIKARPMMYIALTYDHRLIDGREAVFFLRRIKDVVEDPRRLLLDI, from the exons TGGGAATCCTTAGGCGGAAAGCTGCTTCTGCGAGCTCATATAATTTAGTGAATTAC GGCTCTGTACAATCTATAGGGAGGGCTAGGCCTGCATTGACAGGATCCAAGTCCCATGGTTATGTTGAATCAATCTTGGTGCCTGAG GCACAAACTCTTGGAAGAAATCATAACCTAATACAACAAATTCATCAAT GTGCTCCGGTTTGTTCAATGCCTTTAAG GAATGTTGTATCATCACTTAAAACAGATTTTTCAACACAATTGTGGACCCGATCTTTTTCTTCAGACAGTG GTGACTTGGTTGATGCTGTTGTCCCTTTTATGGGGGAATCCATTAGTGATGGCACTCTAGCAACCTTTCTAAAGA AACCTGGAGATCGTGTGGAAGTTGATGAGCCAATTGCCCAAATTGAAACCGATAAG GTGACAATTGATGTTGCTAGTCCTGAAGCTGGAGTTATCAAAGAG TTTGTTGCAAAAGAGGGAGACACAGTGGAACCAGGTACAAAGGTTGCAATAATATCAAAATCCGGTGAAGGTGCAACCACCCATGTGGAGCCATCTGATTCCGACCCTCAGCCACCTACCAAGGCGGCACCTGAGCCCGCTCCGGCCAAAGTTGAGAAACCACCACCCACCCCACCGCCAAAAGAGGCACCAAAAGTATCCTCTCCACCACCTCCAAAACCTTCAGCATCTGAACCTCAACTTCCTCCAAAAGATAGAGAAAGAAGA GTCCCGATGACAAGGCTGAGGAAGCGTGTGGCTACACGTTTGAAAGATTCTCAAAATACTTTTGCTTTGTTGACTACCTTCAATGAAGTCGATAT gACGAATTTAATGAAACTTCGATCTGAATATAAAGAAGCTTTCCTTGAGAAGCATGGAGTGAAATTGGGACTCATGTCTGGATTTGTGAAA GCTGCTGTTAGTGGGCTCCAAAATCAACCAATCATTAATGCTGTTATTGATGGAGATGACATCATATATAGAGATTATATTGATATCAGTATTGCAGTTGGTACTCCAAAG GGTCTTGTGGTTCCTGTGATCCGTGATGCTGAGAAAATGAACTTTGCTGAAATAGAAAAGACAATCAATGGTCTAGCTAAAAAGGCCAACAGTGGGTCCCTCTCAATTGATGAAATGGCTGGAGGCTCTTTCACTATCTCTAATGGTGGTGTCTATGGAAGCCTTTTAAGTACTCCCATCATAAACCCTCCTCag TCGGCTATATTGGGAATGCATTCGATAGTTAACAAGCCGATGGTTGTTGGGGGTGAAATAAAGGCGAGGCCAATGATGTACATCGCGTTGACTTATGACCACCGTTTGATTGATGGTAGAGAGGCTGTGTTCTTCTTGAGGCGTATCAAGGATGTTGTTGAAGACCCGAGAAGACTGCTTCTTGATatataa